A genomic segment from Amycolatopsis camponoti encodes:
- a CDS encoding cystathionine gamma-synthase gives MVDDYSVLGFETRAIHAGQKPDPRTGAVIVPIYQTSTYAQDGVGGTREGDYEYSRTANPTRSALEEALASLEGGRHALAYASGMAASDVVLRSTLRPGDHLVLGNDAYGGTFRLIDKVLSLWGVEHTVADLANLDEVRAAIRPETKLIWCESPTNPMLGIADIAALAGVAHDAGARLVVDNTFATPYLQNPLSLGADIVLHSTTKYLGGHSDVVGGAVITNEDELREQLFYLRNAAGAVPGPFDAWLTLRGIKTLALRMERHSDNAELIVQALVKHPKVAKVYYPGLPEHPGHETAAKQMRRFGGMVSFSHADGEQAALEVASRTKLFILAESLGGIESLIEHPGKMTHASTAGSTLQVPADLLRLSVGIEDGRDLVADLLAALG, from the coding sequence ATGGTGGACGACTACTCCGTACTGGGATTCGAGACTCGCGCGATCCACGCCGGTCAGAAGCCAGACCCCCGCACCGGCGCCGTGATCGTGCCGATCTACCAGACTTCGACCTACGCGCAGGACGGCGTGGGCGGCACCCGCGAGGGCGACTACGAGTACTCGCGCACCGCGAACCCGACCCGCTCGGCGCTGGAAGAGGCGCTGGCCTCGCTGGAAGGCGGCCGGCACGCGCTGGCCTACGCGTCCGGCATGGCGGCGTCCGACGTGGTGCTGCGCAGTACCCTGCGCCCCGGTGACCACCTCGTGCTCGGCAACGACGCGTACGGCGGCACGTTCCGCCTGATCGACAAGGTGCTCAGCCTGTGGGGTGTCGAGCACACCGTCGCCGACCTGGCGAACCTCGACGAGGTGCGCGCGGCGATCCGGCCCGAGACGAAGCTGATCTGGTGCGAGTCGCCGACCAACCCGATGCTCGGCATCGCCGACATAGCCGCGCTGGCGGGCGTCGCGCACGACGCCGGTGCCCGGCTGGTGGTCGACAACACCTTCGCGACGCCGTACCTGCAGAACCCGCTCTCGCTGGGCGCGGACATCGTGCTGCACTCGACGACGAAGTACCTCGGCGGCCACTCCGACGTCGTCGGTGGCGCGGTCATCACGAACGAGGACGAGCTGCGTGAGCAGCTGTTCTACCTGCGCAACGCCGCGGGCGCGGTGCCCGGCCCGTTCGACGCGTGGCTCACGCTGCGCGGCATCAAGACGCTCGCCCTGCGCATGGAGCGGCACAGCGACAACGCCGAGCTGATCGTGCAGGCGCTGGTCAAGCACCCGAAGGTCGCGAAGGTCTACTACCCCGGCCTGCCGGAGCACCCGGGCCACGAGACGGCGGCCAAGCAGATGCGCCGCTTCGGTGGGATGGTGTCGTTCAGCCACGCGGACGGCGAGCAGGCGGCGCTGGAAGTCGCGTCCCGCACGAAGCTGTTCATCCTGGCCGAGTCCCTCGGCGGCATCGAGTCGCTGATCGAGCACCCGGGCAAGATGACCCACGCGAGCACGGCGGGCTCGACGCTCCAGGTCCCGGCGGACCTGCTGCGCCTGTCGGTCGGCATCGAAGACGGCCGTGACCTGGTCGCGGACCTGCTGGCCGCCCTGGGCTGA
- a CDS encoding pyridoxamine 5'-phosphate oxidase family protein — protein MTQAPETGYEPGRGPGPAKPTEEALSRLLGAHSFGALATVNRAGYPHLSTIAYAWDPAERVVRIGSALGRAKVRQLAANPRAALYVSSADHLTFAVAEGLGGVSPVSSVPGDETGRALLAMQAPFTDPEDEAAFFRNMVEDRRVVITLRVDRLHGGGLDVR, from the coding sequence ATGACACAGGCACCTGAAACCGGCTACGAGCCGGGCCGCGGTCCCGGACCCGCCAAGCCCACCGAAGAGGCGCTGAGCCGCTTGCTCGGCGCGCACAGCTTCGGCGCGCTGGCCACGGTCAACCGGGCCGGCTACCCGCACCTGTCGACCATCGCCTACGCCTGGGATCCGGCGGAGCGCGTCGTGCGGATCGGGTCCGCCCTGGGGCGCGCCAAGGTCCGCCAGCTGGCCGCCAACCCTCGCGCGGCGCTCTACGTGAGCAGCGCGGACCACCTGACCTTCGCGGTCGCCGAAGGCCTCGGCGGAGTGTCGCCCGTCAGTTCCGTGCCCGGCGACGAGACGGGACGGGCGCTGCTCGCGATGCAGGCGCCGTTCACGGACCCGGAGGACGAGGCCGCCTTCTTCCGCAACATGGTCGAAGACCGGCGAGTCGTGATCACGCTCCGCGTGGACCGCCTCCACGGAGGCGGCCTCGACGTGCGCTGA
- the ilvA gene encoding threonine ammonia-lyase yields MELVTIERIQAARELLRGVTRVTPMEHARDLRRLHGGPVHLKCENLQRTGSFKIRGAYTRIHGLSQAERERGVVAASAGNHAQGVALASSLLGAKSTVFMPLRAPLPKLAATRGYGADVHLHGALLEETLAAAIEFGERTGAVFIHPFDHPDVIAGQGTVGLEILEQVPGVKTILVATGGGGLVGGVASAVKAVRPDVRVVGVQAEEAAAYPPSLAKGAPVRLSSTSTMADGIAVGEPGLVSFAHVASLVDDVVTVSEQSLSRAVLLCLERRKLVVEPAGAATVAALLQHPGIFEPPVVAILSGGNVDPVLLLQIIQHGMTAGGRYLRLHLRVPDRPGSLVGVLSRVSELGANVLDVEHSRISGSLDLGEADIVLALETRGPEHCKDLEVALTDAGYTVV; encoded by the coding sequence ATGGAACTCGTGACCATCGAGCGGATCCAGGCCGCCCGGGAACTCCTACGCGGAGTAACCCGGGTGACGCCGATGGAGCACGCGCGCGACCTGCGCCGGCTCCACGGCGGTCCGGTGCACCTGAAGTGCGAAAACCTGCAGCGCACCGGGTCGTTCAAGATCCGCGGCGCCTACACCCGCATCCACGGCCTGAGCCAGGCCGAACGCGAACGCGGGGTCGTCGCGGCCAGCGCCGGCAACCACGCGCAGGGCGTCGCGCTCGCGTCGTCGCTGCTCGGCGCCAAGTCCACCGTCTTCATGCCGCTGCGGGCGCCGCTGCCGAAGCTCGCCGCCACCCGCGGGTACGGCGCCGACGTCCACCTCCACGGCGCGCTGCTGGAGGAGACCCTCGCCGCGGCGATCGAGTTCGGCGAGCGGACCGGGGCGGTGTTCATCCACCCCTTCGACCACCCGGACGTCATCGCCGGCCAGGGCACCGTCGGCCTCGAGATCCTCGAGCAGGTGCCGGGCGTGAAGACGATCCTGGTCGCGACCGGCGGCGGCGGGCTGGTCGGCGGGGTCGCGTCGGCGGTGAAGGCGGTGCGCCCGGACGTCCGCGTCGTCGGCGTGCAGGCCGAGGAGGCGGCGGCGTACCCGCCGTCGCTGGCCAAGGGCGCGCCGGTGCGGCTGAGCTCGACCTCGACGATGGCCGACGGGATCGCGGTCGGCGAGCCCGGCCTGGTCAGCTTCGCGCACGTCGCGTCGCTGGTCGACGACGTCGTGACGGTTTCCGAGCAGTCCCTCTCCCGCGCGGTGCTGCTCTGCCTGGAACGCCGCAAGCTGGTGGTGGAGCCGGCCGGCGCGGCGACGGTCGCGGCGCTGCTGCAGCACCCCGGCATCTTCGAGCCCCCGGTGGTGGCGATCCTCTCGGGCGGCAACGTCGACCCGGTGCTGCTCCTGCAGATCATCCAGCACGGCATGACGGCCGGCGGCCGCTACCTGCGCCTCCACCTGCGGGTCCCGGACCGCCCGGGTTCGCTCGTGGGCGTGCTTTCCCGCGTGAGCGAGCTGGGCGCCAACGTGCTCGACGTCGAACACTCCCGGATCTCCGGCAGCCTCGACCTCGGCGAGGCGGATATCGTCCTGGCGCTCGAAACCCGCGGTCCCGAGCATTGCAAGGACCTCGAAGTCGCGTTGACGGACGCGGGTTACACGGTTGTTTGA
- a CDS encoding ferredoxin, which translates to MSQPPGPLRPDQQQEIVRQIGAVLTAQVPPGWQQLRVEHRAAGRHVETELLVTGPDGLPRPAQPHPEAVRLLGVLRSGMYQPGLGTWLGAIFVFAPAQPPDVDFVRPDLEPPFRQQPPPIGFQDELRFFPRADEHVPGWLRERAGLTPPVAGGEVRTPRIYDGVDASGKPLVRRRPLVPAEIERVLAYLDAAPVILASRSNGPDAFAPDRTDAVPMNFRTDGAWAWPGAVAYYLREHGVPPDPDLVAHIRARRFTAPSDVPEPAKDLALAAITGETL; encoded by the coding sequence GTGAGCCAGCCACCGGGGCCGCTGCGCCCGGACCAGCAGCAGGAGATCGTCCGGCAGATCGGCGCGGTGCTGACGGCGCAGGTGCCGCCGGGGTGGCAGCAGCTGCGCGTCGAACACCGCGCCGCCGGACGGCACGTCGAAACCGAACTGCTGGTGACCGGCCCGGACGGCCTGCCCCGGCCGGCCCAGCCGCACCCGGAAGCGGTGCGGCTGCTCGGGGTGCTGCGGTCGGGCATGTACCAGCCCGGACTCGGCACCTGGCTGGGCGCGATCTTCGTGTTCGCGCCGGCGCAGCCGCCCGACGTCGACTTCGTGCGGCCGGACCTCGAACCGCCGTTCCGGCAGCAGCCGCCGCCGATCGGGTTCCAGGACGAGCTGCGCTTCTTCCCGCGCGCCGACGAGCACGTCCCGGGCTGGCTGCGTGAGCGTGCCGGCCTGACCCCGCCGGTCGCCGGCGGAGAGGTCCGCACCCCGCGGATCTACGACGGCGTCGACGCGTCGGGCAAGCCGCTCGTCCGGCGCCGGCCGCTCGTCCCGGCGGAGATCGAACGGGTGCTGGCGTACCTCGACGCGGCCCCGGTCATCCTGGCCTCGCGCAGCAACGGCCCGGACGCGTTCGCGCCGGACCGCACGGACGCGGTGCCGATGAACTTCCGCACCGACGGCGCCTGGGCGTGGCCCGGCGCGGTGGCGTACTACCTGCGCGAGCACGGGGTGCCGCCGGACCCGGACCTGGTCGCCCACATCCGGGCCCGCCGCTTCACCGCACCGTCGGACGTCCCCGAGCCGGCGAAGGACCTGGCCCTCGCGGCGATCACCGGGGAAACGCTGTGA
- a CDS encoding type VII secretion target encodes MTDVELSTDLTAHAHQLDAIGDGLQQAVDAANQVSMPTDAYGILCQPFRMMLDPVEQYGIDALKDAVQAMTAVSGKVREAAAAYHKYEAGVADDLNKSAGGA; translated from the coding sequence ATGACGGATGTGGAACTCAGCACCGACCTGACGGCGCACGCCCACCAGCTCGACGCCATCGGTGACGGGCTGCAGCAGGCCGTCGACGCGGCGAACCAGGTCAGCATGCCGACCGACGCGTACGGCATCCTCTGCCAGCCGTTCCGGATGATGCTCGACCCGGTGGAGCAGTACGGCATCGACGCGCTCAAGGACGCCGTGCAGGCGATGACGGCGGTGTCGGGCAAGGTCCGCGAAGCCGCGGCGGCGTACCACAAGTACGAGGCCGGGGTGGCCGACGACCTGAACAAGTCCGCGGGCGGTGCGTGA
- a CDS encoding YbaB/EbfC family nucleoid-associated protein: MPDSIDASDAMIDNWTKRLEENAARYQALADRMQGQSVTERSKDGTVQVTVDSRGLLKNLVIAETAAGKRMAEVSAQVMQLVQRAQARIPELLQQAMTETTGTGDQAAAEIVREAQSTFPEPPPEPEPAFPEPDRVRRFLPEDNDEQPPRTPPPPAPPQPQQQPPRRRRPADNDDDDDFGGPILS, encoded by the coding sequence ATGCCGGACAGCATCGACGCCAGCGACGCGATGATCGACAACTGGACCAAGCGGCTCGAGGAGAACGCCGCCCGGTACCAGGCGCTGGCCGATCGCATGCAGGGCCAGTCGGTCACCGAGCGGTCGAAGGACGGCACGGTCCAGGTGACCGTCGATTCGCGCGGCCTGCTGAAGAACCTCGTCATCGCCGAGACCGCGGCCGGGAAGCGGATGGCCGAGGTGTCGGCGCAGGTGATGCAGCTGGTGCAGCGCGCGCAGGCGCGCATCCCGGAACTGCTGCAGCAGGCCATGACCGAGACCACCGGCACCGGCGACCAGGCCGCGGCGGAGATCGTCCGCGAGGCGCAGAGCACCTTCCCGGAACCGCCGCCGGAGCCCGAGCCCGCGTTCCCGGAGCCCGACCGCGTCCGCCGGTTCCTGCCGGAGGACAACGACGAGCAGCCGCCGCGCACCCCGCCGCCGCCCGCGCCTCCGCAGCCGCAGCAGCAACCGCCGCGACGCCGGCGTCCGGCCGACAACGACGATGACGACGACTTCGGCGGTCCGATTCTTTCCTGA
- the hppD gene encoding 4-hydroxyphenylpyruvate dioxygenase, which translates to MTQTAEPQSGLDDVSYDQLRQLVGLVDHDASTDPFPVKAMDAVVFIAGNATQTAWYYQIAFGMQLVAYSGPETGDFERKSYVLKSGSARFVITGGVKPDSPLLDHHRKHGDGVIDLALETTDVDKCVEHARAQGATVLEEPHDVSDEHGTVRVAAIATYGETRHSLVDRSRYTGVYLPGYEPRESTVKRPEGAPKRLFQAVDHCVGNVELGKMDYWVDWYHRVMGFVNMAEFVGDDIATEYSALMSKVVSNGNHRVKFPLNEPAVAKKKSQIDEYLEFYGGAGCQHIALATNDIIATVTAMRAAGVEFLDTPDSYYDDPELRARIGNVRVSIETLKEHSILVDRDEDGYLLQIFTKPIGDRPTVFYELIERHGSLGFGKGNFKALFEAIEREQERRGNL; encoded by the coding sequence ATGACCCAGACTGCCGAACCCCAGAGCGGCCTCGACGACGTCAGCTATGACCAGCTGCGTCAGCTCGTCGGGCTTGTCGACCACGACGCCTCGACCGACCCGTTCCCGGTCAAGGCCATGGACGCGGTGGTGTTCATCGCGGGCAACGCCACCCAGACGGCCTGGTACTACCAGATCGCCTTCGGGATGCAGCTCGTCGCGTACTCGGGCCCCGAGACCGGCGACTTCGAGCGCAAGTCCTACGTCCTCAAGTCCGGCTCGGCCCGGTTCGTCATCACCGGCGGCGTGAAGCCGGACTCGCCGCTGCTCGACCACCACCGCAAGCACGGCGACGGCGTCATCGACCTGGCGCTGGAGACCACCGACGTCGACAAGTGCGTCGAGCACGCCCGCGCGCAGGGCGCGACCGTCCTCGAAGAGCCGCACGACGTCTCCGACGAGCACGGCACCGTGCGCGTCGCCGCGATCGCGACCTACGGCGAAACCCGCCACTCGCTGGTCGACCGGTCGCGCTACACCGGGGTCTACCTGCCCGGCTACGAGCCGCGCGAGAGCACGGTCAAGCGGCCGGAAGGCGCGCCGAAGCGGCTCTTCCAGGCCGTCGACCACTGCGTCGGCAACGTCGAGCTCGGCAAGATGGACTACTGGGTCGACTGGTACCACCGCGTCATGGGCTTCGTGAACATGGCGGAGTTCGTCGGCGACGACATCGCGACCGAGTACTCGGCGCTGATGAGCAAGGTCGTCTCGAACGGCAACCACCGCGTCAAGTTCCCGCTGAACGAGCCCGCCGTCGCGAAGAAGAAGTCGCAGATCGACGAGTACCTCGAGTTCTACGGCGGCGCCGGCTGCCAGCACATCGCGCTGGCCACCAACGACATCATCGCCACGGTGACGGCGATGCGCGCCGCCGGCGTCGAGTTCCTCGACACCCCGGACTCCTACTACGACGACCCCGAGCTGCGCGCCCGGATCGGCAACGTCCGCGTGTCGATCGAGACGCTCAAGGAACACAGCATCCTCGTCGACCGCGACGAGGACGGCTACCTGCTGCAGATCTTCACGAAGCCGATCGGCGACCGCCCGACCGTCTTCTACGAGCTGATCGAGCGCCACGGTTCGCTGGGCTTCGGCAAGGGCAACTTCAAGGCGCTGTTCGAGGCCATCGAGCGTGAGCAGGAGCGCCGAGGCAACCTGTAG
- a CDS encoding Lrp/AsnC family transcriptional regulator, translating to MSENLDALDARLLLLLTDSPRLGVLESARRLGVARGTVQARLDRLTDRGILGGFPPELDLAAMGYGLTAFAWLEIAQGRRAEVTEALSAIDEVCEVHATTGQGDLFVRMVARGNDDLQRVIDEVVGVPDVLRTSTSIALSTPVPPRVRPLLERTARG from the coding sequence ATGTCGGAGAACCTCGACGCATTGGACGCGCGCCTGCTGCTGTTGCTCACCGACTCCCCGCGGCTGGGCGTGCTGGAGAGCGCGCGCCGGCTGGGGGTCGCGCGCGGGACGGTCCAGGCGCGCCTGGACCGCCTGACCGACCGCGGCATCCTCGGCGGCTTCCCGCCGGAGCTCGACCTGGCGGCGATGGGCTACGGCCTGACGGCGTTCGCGTGGCTGGAGATCGCCCAGGGCCGCCGCGCGGAGGTGACGGAAGCGCTTTCGGCGATCGACGAGGTGTGCGAGGTCCACGCGACGACGGGCCAGGGCGACCTGTTCGTGCGGATGGTGGCGCGGGGGAACGACGACCTGCAGCGGGTGATCGACGAGGTGGTGGGGGTCCCGGACGTGCTGCGGACGTCGACGTCGATCGCTTTGTCGACCCCGGTGCCGCCGCGGGTCCGCCCGTTGCTCGAACGGACCGCGCGGGGCTGA
- a CDS encoding MBL fold metallo-hydrolase: MSTEPLCQACGMQYAVARDDCPVCEDERQYVPAAGQQWTNLETLRASGTYTPRIEEQGRGIIGVGSNPGFAIGERALLVQARSGNFLWDCAAYLDDALVQQVRDLGGITGIAISHPHYYTTMVEWAHAFDVPIYLHESDQQWIGRPDPAVKLWSGTTLDVADDLRLINLGVHFTGGTVLHWPDGEDGQGALLSGDIVQVIPDRTHVGFMYSYPNLVPERPHIVRRAAELLAGYRFEAIYGAWWDAIVRTDGFEVVQRSAKRYLAQVADEG; this comes from the coding sequence GTGAGCACCGAACCCCTCTGCCAGGCCTGCGGCATGCAGTACGCCGTGGCCCGTGACGACTGCCCGGTCTGCGAGGACGAACGCCAGTACGTCCCGGCGGCCGGGCAGCAGTGGACGAACCTCGAAACCCTGCGCGCGAGCGGCACGTACACACCGCGCATCGAAGAGCAGGGCCGCGGCATCATCGGCGTCGGCTCGAACCCCGGCTTCGCGATCGGCGAACGCGCGTTGCTCGTGCAGGCGCGGTCCGGCAACTTCCTGTGGGACTGCGCGGCCTACCTCGACGACGCGCTGGTCCAGCAGGTCCGCGACCTGGGCGGCATCACCGGCATCGCGATCAGCCACCCGCACTACTACACGACGATGGTGGAGTGGGCGCACGCGTTCGACGTGCCGATCTACCTGCACGAAAGCGACCAGCAGTGGATCGGCCGGCCCGACCCGGCGGTGAAGCTGTGGTCCGGCACGACGCTGGACGTCGCCGACGACCTGCGCCTGATCAACCTGGGCGTCCACTTCACCGGCGGCACGGTCCTGCACTGGCCGGACGGCGAAGACGGCCAGGGCGCGCTGCTGTCCGGCGACATCGTGCAGGTCATCCCGGACCGCACCCACGTGGGCTTCATGTACAGCTACCCGAACCTGGTCCCGGAGCGCCCGCACATCGTCCGGCGCGCGGCGGAGCTGCTGGCGGGCTACCGCTTCGAGGCGATCTACGGCGCCTGGTGGGACGCGATCGTGCGGACCGACGGCTTCGAGGTCGTACAGCGCTCGGCGAAGCGCTACCTGGCCCAGGTGGCCGACGAAGGCTGA
- the greA gene encoding transcription elongation factor GreA, which yields MVTVSDTKVTWLTQDAYDRLKHELDEMIENRPVIAARINDSREEGDLKENGGYHAAREEQGQAEARIRHLQELLRSAKVGEKPANDGTAGPGKVLTVRYEGDDEDEKFLLATREEGAEGDLDVYSPESPLGKALLGAKEGESREYELPNGKLQKVTLVKAVPYTDAK from the coding sequence ATGGTGACCGTGAGCGACACCAAGGTGACCTGGCTGACCCAGGATGCCTACGACCGGCTCAAGCACGAGCTCGACGAAATGATCGAGAATCGTCCGGTCATCGCCGCGCGCATCAACGACAGCCGCGAAGAGGGCGACCTCAAGGAGAACGGCGGCTACCACGCCGCCCGTGAAGAACAGGGCCAGGCCGAGGCGCGCATCCGGCACCTGCAGGAGCTGCTGCGCTCGGCCAAGGTCGGCGAGAAGCCCGCGAACGACGGCACCGCCGGCCCCGGCAAGGTCCTCACGGTCCGCTACGAGGGCGACGACGAGGACGAGAAGTTCCTCCTCGCCACCCGCGAAGAGGGTGCCGAAGGCGACCTCGACGTGTACTCCCCGGAGTCGCCGCTGGGCAAGGCCCTGCTCGGCGCCAAGGAGGGCGAGTCGCGCGAGTACGAGCTGCCCAACGGCAAGCTCCAGAAGGTCACCCTCGTGAAAGCGGTTCCGTACACCGACGCCAAGTGA
- a CDS encoding DUF4307 domain-containing protein yields the protein MAGGPAETAAPVLPEGRYGSTRPKAPRRWRRWLFLAIALLVSGVIAWVAYVNLGSAPIDAERVAFRGEPGNAMEITINVTRDDNNRAGVCIVRVRDKTGAESGRKELLIPAGAKYSRMTTTIKSIGEPVTADVYGCSYDIPDYLSTP from the coding sequence TTGGCAGGCGGACCGGCGGAAACGGCAGCGCCCGTGCTGCCCGAAGGCCGGTACGGCAGCACGCGGCCGAAGGCGCCCCGGCGCTGGCGGCGGTGGCTCTTCCTGGCCATCGCCCTGCTGGTCAGCGGCGTGATCGCGTGGGTCGCGTACGTCAACCTCGGGTCCGCGCCGATCGACGCCGAGCGCGTCGCCTTCCGCGGTGAACCGGGCAACGCGATGGAAATCACCATCAACGTGACGCGGGACGACAACAACCGGGCGGGCGTCTGCATCGTGCGCGTCCGCGACAAGACCGGCGCCGAGAGCGGCCGCAAAGAGCTCCTGATCCCCGCCGGCGCGAAGTACAGCAGGATGACCACGACGATCAAGAGCATCGGGGAACCGGTGACGGCCGACGTGTACGGCTGCTCGTACGACATACCAGACTACCTGTCAACCCCATAG
- the mca gene encoding mycothiol conjugate amidase Mca, with protein sequence MVDQLTKTAAPRLRMMAVHAHPDDESSKGAATMARYAAEGHEVLVVTCTGGEAGSILNPAMDRPEVLANMHEIRREEMARAAKILGVSQRWLGFVDSGLPEGDPLPPVPEGSFAVVPLEESTEALVRVIREFRPHVITTYDENGGYPHPDHIRTHEVSMAAWDAAPDPNRFPDAGEPWQPLKLYYLHGFSKARMMAFDAALKEAGLESPYTEWLEKWDPDRADVMERVTTRVECGEYFEVRDEALKAHATQIDPTSRWFAVPLEIQRQTWPTEEYELVKSQVDSTLPEDDLFAGIGIEEKVNT encoded by the coding sequence ATGGTGGACCAGTTGACGAAGACCGCCGCGCCGCGCCTGCGGATGATGGCCGTGCACGCGCACCCGGACGACGAGTCGAGCAAGGGCGCCGCCACGATGGCGCGCTACGCCGCCGAAGGGCACGAGGTGCTGGTCGTCACGTGCACCGGGGGCGAGGCGGGCAGCATCCTCAACCCGGCCATGGACCGGCCCGAGGTGCTGGCGAACATGCACGAGATCCGCCGTGAGGAGATGGCCCGCGCGGCCAAGATCCTCGGGGTGAGCCAGCGCTGGCTGGGCTTCGTCGACTCCGGCCTGCCGGAGGGCGACCCGCTGCCGCCGGTGCCCGAGGGCTCGTTCGCGGTCGTGCCGCTGGAGGAGTCGACCGAGGCGCTGGTGCGCGTGATCCGGGAGTTCCGCCCGCACGTCATCACGACGTACGACGAGAACGGCGGCTACCCGCACCCCGACCACATCCGCACCCACGAGGTGTCGATGGCGGCGTGGGACGCGGCGCCGGACCCGAACCGGTTCCCCGACGCCGGCGAGCCGTGGCAGCCGCTGAAGCTGTACTACCTGCACGGCTTCTCGAAGGCCCGGATGATGGCCTTCGACGCCGCGCTGAAGGAGGCCGGGCTCGAGTCGCCGTACACCGAGTGGCTCGAGAAGTGGGACCCCGATCGCGCCGATGTGATGGAGCGGGTGACGACCCGTGTCGAGTGCGGTGAATACTTCGAGGTGCGGGACGAGGCGCTGAAGGCGCACGCCACGCAGATCGACCCGACCAGCCGCTGGTTCGCCGTCCCGTTGGAGATCCAGCGCCAGACTTGGCCGACCGAGGAGTACGAGCTGGTCAAGTCGCAGGTCGACAGCACGTTGCCGGAGGACGACCTGTTCGCCGGCATCGGCATCGAGGAGAAGGTGAACACATGA
- a CDS encoding preprotein translocase subunit SecG — MSLTLPAGVALPVTASVLVLTQQPGDGDNGGQGEDFGKSSPVGFLVLILFLIAVAFLVRSMTKHLKRVPASFDDPPAEEPAPAVEAEEKKDEAAEKPAKDSSTTKADS, encoded by the coding sequence ATGAGTCTGACGCTGCCGGCCGGCGTGGCGCTTCCGGTGACCGCGTCGGTTCTGGTGCTGACGCAGCAGCCGGGTGACGGCGACAACGGCGGGCAGGGCGAGGACTTCGGCAAGTCCTCTCCGGTCGGCTTCCTGGTGCTGATCCTGTTCCTCATCGCGGTCGCGTTCCTGGTCCGCTCGATGACGAAGCACCTGAAGCGCGTCCCGGCCAGCTTCGACGACCCGCCGGCCGAAGAGCCGGCGCCGGCCGTCGAGGCGGAAGAGAAGAAGGACGAGGCGGCCGAGAAGCCCGCGAAGGACTCCTCGACCACCAAGGCCGACAGTTAG